A genomic region of Papaver somniferum cultivar HN1 chromosome 7, ASM357369v1, whole genome shotgun sequence contains the following coding sequences:
- the LOC113298478 gene encoding uncharacterized protein LOC113298478, whose translation MGDENREAQSKHRNKGSTDCGIKGMETIVASVSGYHGCERFNLIKLINHTGANYVGRMSRSITHLVCWKFEGSKYTLALELGTMIVSHSWFEDCAREGRRLPEHPYLMQSGHQVGHLLWEPPVDVLRKSLSSRENGTLFYDRPNIFKNTKEVEIDKESLWPSFHLLSKELLSDRGKKTMMVGTSKNIKLGNQDNLLEKPFKGSKKREGSSLSASVLSGKQTRSTYGVTGSTSKDQPTRKSRRLVKKSASIVPHEPYRFDYDQEGFPSEHCDRIYNSANGASNDSDDSLTILGCQQERPPAKRNQSSTASTSDGSRNEDPVIPQRSNLADFAYMEENMNEEQEVVEDISVLNNVAITSDLCISNNVEIPSQERMPSARASDFDGADGTHKDVGESDALNKLAELSCVICYTDFSSTRGVLPCGHRFCYSCIQEWADHTAARRMVSTCPLCKCGFLRITKLEDADSADQKIYSQTVPGPSSATNNIFMLSDWENPNFGAQHSSAPVCCECRSREPEDLLASCSICRNRWIHSYCLDPPLFPWSCSSCRGLRTMYQRQY comes from the exons ATGGGAGACGAAAATAGAGAAGCTCAATCCAAGCACCGCAACAAAGGATCTACTG ATTGTGGCATTAAAGGGATGGAAACTATCGTTGCTTCAGTCAGTGGTTATCATGGTTGCGAAAGATTTAATCTTATAAAGCTTATTAACCACACTGGTGCTAATTACGTTGGCAGAATGAGCAGATCGATCACACATCTG GTTTGTTGGAAATTTGAAGGAAGTAAATATACGCTTGCTCTAGAGCTTGGAACTATGATTGTTAGCCATAGTTGGTTTGAGGATTGTGCTAGGGAAGGAAGACGCCTTCCTGAACATCCTTATCTCATGCAAAG TGGTCACCAAGTAGGACATCTGTTGTGGGAACCTCCAGTAGATGTTTTGAGAAAGAGCTTATCAAGTAGAGAGAACGGCACTTTGTTCTACGACAGACCGAATATATTCAAGAACACCAAGGAAGTGGAGATTGATAAAGAGTCTTTGTGGCCGAGTTTTCATTTGCTAAGCAAG GAGTTACTTTCTGATAGGGGTAAGAAAACCATGATGGTAGGTACAAGTAAGAACATCAAATTGGGGAACCAAGACAACTTGCTGGAAAAACCTTTTAAAGGTAGCAAGAAG CGTGAAGGATCTAGTTTAAGTGCTTCAGTTCTCTCCGGTAAACAGACGAGGAGTACCTATGGTGTTACTGGGAGCACAAGTAAGGATCAACCTACTCGCAAGAGTCGGCGGCTTGTGAAAAAGAGTGCATCCATAGTCCCTCATGAACCTTACAGATTTGATTACGATCAAGAAGGTTTTCCATCTGAACATTGTGACAGGATTTATAACAGCGCTAATGGTGCATCTAATGATTCCGATGATTCATTAACTATACTGGGTTGTCAGCAAGAACGTCCTCCAGCCAAAAGAAACCAAAGCAGCACTGCTAGTACTTCTGATGGTTCGAGAAATGAGGATCCAGTGATACCCCAAAGGTCAAATTTGGCAGACTTTGCCTACAtggaagaaaatatgaatgaagagcAGGAAGTTGTTGAAGATATCTCGGTATTGAATAATGTCGCTATTACTAGTGATTTGTGTATATCAAATAATGTTGAGATACCTTCCCAAGAAAGGATGCCATCAGCtagagcttcagattttgatggtgCGGATGGAACACACAAGGATGTTGGTGAATCTGATGCCTTGAACAAACTAGCAGAATTGTCTTGTGTAATTTGTTATACAGATTTTAGTTCAACAAGGGGTGTGTTACCATGTGGACATCGATTTTGTTATTCTTGCATTCAGGAATGGGCTGATCACACG GCTGCAAGGAGAATGGTTTCAACATGTCCTTTATGCAAGTGTGGTTTCTTGCGCATCACAAAATTAGAAGATGCCGACTCTGCTGATCAGAAGATATATTCACAAACTGTTCCAGGTCCCTCATCAGCCACAAACAATATTTTCATGctttctgattgggaaaaccctaattttggagctCAG CATTCTTCAGCACCCGTTTGTTGTGAATGTCGTTCTCGGGAGCCTGAGGATCTTCTTGCTAGTTGTTCTATCTGCAGGAATCGTTGGATCCATTCCTACTGCCTAGATCCTCCTTTATTTCCCTGGTCATGTAGTAGCTGCAGGGGTCTCCGAACTATGTATCAACGACAATATTGA
- the LOC113295255 gene encoding tetraspanin-8-like, producing the protein MCRLSNSLIIIVNILALIISLPFLSLSISKEVHGPASNQTECQEIIKVPLLSFSVFIFILSLLGIIGSCCKVSSFLWIYIIVMFFVILAVFGFTIFVFVVTNKSAGKALSGKGYNDNRLGDYSKWLQQHVDGKNWDKIRTCFVEAKTCDQLSKMTNEQKQSDFYKKRLAPIQAGCCKPPSFCGFTYVNATVWDVPKSGPEAEDSDCTTWSNNQDVLCYNCKSCKGGVLGSLKRDWKQLTIFNIAILIFLIVIYTIAGCAFRNTRNDYYKRYQGYH; encoded by the exons ATGTGTCGTTTGAGTAATAGTTTGATCATCATCGTAAACATTTTAGCTCTAATCATTTCACTACCGTTCTTAAGTTTATCAATCAGTAAAGAAGTACATGGGCCTgcatcaaatcaaacagaatgTCAAGAAATCATTAAAGTTCCATTATTATCATTTTCGGTGTTTATATTCATTTTATCTCTTTTGGGTATAATTGGTTCTTGTTGTAAGGTTTCATCGTTTCTTTGGATTTACATTATTGTTATGTTCTTTGTAATACTGGCTGTTTTTGGTTTCACCATATTTGTATTTGTTGTTACAAATAAAAGTGCTGGTAAAGCATTGTCAGGGAAAGGTTATAATGATAATAGACTCGGTGATTATTCCAAATGGTTACAACAGCATGTTGATGGGAAAAATTGGGATAAAATTAGAACTTGTTTCGTCGAAGCTAAAACATGCGATCAACTTAGTAAAATGACCAACGAACAGAAGCAATCAGATTTCTACAAGAAACGTTTGGCTCCCATTCAG GCTGGTTGTTGCAAACCTCCTAGTTTTTGTGGGTTCACATATGTGAATGCCACAGTATGGGATGTACCAAAATCCGGGCCAGAAGCTGAAGACAGTGATTGTACGACATGGAGCAACAATCAAGATGTCCTATGTTATAACTGCAAATCCTGTAAAGGTGGAGTTCTGGGAAGCCTAAAGAGAGACTGGAAACAACTAACCATTTTTAATATCGCAATACTGATTTTCCTTATCGTTATTTACACTATTGCCGGCTGCGCGTTCAGGAATACGCGTAATGATTACTACAAGCGATACCAAGGTTATCATTGA